In the Sorghum bicolor cultivar BTx623 chromosome 4, Sorghum_bicolor_NCBIv3, whole genome shotgun sequence genome, GACAATGTGTTTTTTATGTTCTCTCTTAATTTGTCTTAAAATTCTAAAATACATTATATTATATTACATGACAGAGGGAGTATCCATCAAGTTAACATGGACACATGCGGAACGTACTTGTGTGTTGCTAGTGGCCATATGGGGGGAAATACTTGTTTGCTGAATTGTTGTTATAAATGAGCAAGCTAAATAACATGGTACAAGCTGGTGAGCGAAAATAGAGTGTGTGGGCTACAGAATCTCCAACCTCATGAATTTAAGATAGACTCATAGGTAAAGTTTATAAATTTTTAGAATGTTAAATCCTAAGCCAATAGCTTGATTAATTTGGGGAGTAGATTTTAATTTAGCCAAAATAAAAAGATCCAGACGAGACGTAAGGAAGGTTATCTGATAATAACCTTCTTAGTGTGTGTCGTCTGTGTCTCTAATCAAGTTTTCTCCAACCTTAGCCGGTGGCGTGGCGTTTGGACTTTAGAGCACCGTCACCGGCAGGTGTTGTGGGCGCCCGTAGAGACGGCGGCGTCCCGACGGGGATCATGGCTTGATGCgacgtctctctctctctctcgctccccGTTTCCACATCCCTTCACCGCACCACCTCATCACCTGCCACGTCCTCGTCATTTTTTTCCCCTTGAGATGAAACGCACCGCGTCATTGCTACATACATGCGTAACCGGCAGCCTCAGCATCCCCGACCGTATTTTCGCATCAAAACCTGGCCCAAACACGGATTGATGACCGCGTCGACCGACGATTCGATTCCTCCTCGTCCATGGTAAAAGCCTGGCCCGCCCCAGACCCACCGATCGGTCAATTCCCCCAACCGCGCAGGCGCACGctgccacggccacggccacggtcGCGCCGTCAGCGTCACTGACTACTGCCGCACCGGCGTTGCGTTGGCGTCGGATCCCAAGCAAAGCGCAGAGTCCGCTCTGGTTCGCACCGGGGGAAAGTATACCGTCGTCAGGTGTGGGCTGCGAAAGGCAGGCGCTTTATTAGCGGAGCAAGGAATTGAATGTGCACGGCCGGGTTTTCGCTACCCGGGATTCcatattaggccttgttcagtttgcgAAAAATTTTGGCTTCgagtaccgtagcactttcgtttgtttgtggcaaatattctccaatcatagactaactagggtcaaaagattcttctcgcgatttacaggtaaactgtgtaattagtttatatttttatccatatttaatgcttcatgcatgtgtcctaagattcgatgtgacggggaatcttgaaaatttttggtagtttttgagaactaaacaaggccttatttcctCCTCCTGCACGGTAGATTCGTCCCATCCTCTTGTCATCCTTCTCTCTCGTCTCGCGCTTTCCCTGCCTGCTCCCGTGCGGCGGTGTCTACGCAGCTCTTGCTTTGCTCTGGGCTTCTCCGGCGGCATGGACCCCGCTGGCGCGCCGTGGTGCGACCCTCGCCGTGGGTACGCCTACGCCTACGGCGCCGGATCGGCCGCGCAGGCGCCGGCGCTGAAGAGGCAACCGCggccgctgctgccgccgcgACAGGACGTTGCGGCCGTGGCGAGCGGCGGGGTGCTTAAGAGGAGCCATGGCGAGGTGGAGAGGTGGCAGCAGGCGCTGTACCTGCGCGAGGTGAGGCAGCGCGTCGCGGCGCAGTCGCAGATCGCGCACCCGCCGATCGACATCGGGTCCGTCCTGGCGGGGGCCGTCGTCTCGCGGGCCCCGGGTTCCTCCAGGCCGCCTTCGTCGAGCTTTGCCGGCCTCTCGCCGCAGCCGTCGTCGACGCTGTCGTCGCTCACCACCGCGTCGCACTTGGAGACGCCGCCGTCGCATATGCTGCCGCTGTTGCAGCGGCAGATGGTGGCCGCGCCGTCCGCGCCTCCGCAGGCCGTGGCCAGGGTGCCGGCTGCGGGTCGCTCCGCGGCCAGAGAGCTGGTGCTGTTGCAGGAGCTGGAGAAGCACCTactcggcgacgacgacgatggcgaGGCAGATGCGACGGGGAGTGCATGCGGCTCCACGGTCACCAGCTCTGCGTGGGGGGACACGATACAGGAGCTCAATTCCATCACCGCCGCGCCTCTGGCGTCTCTTCCCAACAACCACAACACCGCGCCTGCCGTGTCAATAAGGTCTCCGTCGAACTCCTCGTCGTCCACGGCTTCGTCGGCAGCGTCCAGCTCGCCGCCGACCTCGACAGCCTCGTCGCGGCAGCTGCTCTCCGAGGCGGCCGCCGCCATCGCCGACGGCAACCACGCAGCGGGGGCCGCTCAGCTCGCGGTCCTGAAGACTGCCGCGAACCCGCGCGGGGACGCGGAACAGAGGCTGGTGGCCATGATGGCGTCCGCCCTGTCCTCCCGCATCGGACGACCGCCCGCGCCTCAACACCACCTCGCGGGCCTATGCGGCGCTGAGCAGCGTGCGGCGTGGCAGCTGCTGCACGCCGTCTCCCCCTGCTTCGACCTCGCCCTCCACGGTGCAAACCTCGCCATCCTCGACGCCGTGGCGGACCAGCGCGTCATCCACCTGATCGACTTCGACGTAAGCATCGCGCAGCATCTCGCCCTCATCGAAGCCCTCTCCAGCCGCCGCGTTGCCGGCACATGTCTCAAGGTCACGGCCGTCGCCGACCCCACGTCGCCGTTCACGCCGGCTCTAGCGCAGGCGCTCCCGGCCACGGAGCAGCGGCTCAAGAGGCACGCCCAGCAGGCAGGACTGGAGTTCCGGTTCAAAGCAGTCAGCTGCGTCGCTGGAGAGATTGAGGCGTCGAGGCTCGGGTGCGAGCCAGGAGGAGGGGAGGCGCTGGTGGTGAACCTGGCGTTCGTTCTCTCGCGCGTCCCGGACGAGAGCGTGTCCCCGGCGAACCCGCGCGACGAGCTCCTCCGCGGCGTGCGCGCGCTGTGCCCGCGCGTGGTGACGCTCGTAGAGCAGGAGCTCAACGCCAACACGGCGCCTCTGGCGGCGCGGTTCGCCGACGCGTGCGCGCACTACGGCGCGGTGCTGGAGTCGCTGGACGCGACCCTGGCCCGTGACAGCGCGCAGAGGGCCCGCGGCGAGGCGGCCCTGGCGAACAAGGCGGCCAACGCCGTGGCGCGGGAGGGCCCCGACCGGGTGGAGCGGTGCGAGGTGTTCGGCAAGTGGCGCGCACGGTTCGGCATGGCGGGGCTGCGGCCCGTGGCGATTGGGCAGGGCATCGCCGACCGCGTCAAGGCACGGCTACGTCCGGGGTTCGACGTGAAGCTCGACAGCGGCCGGCTCGGGGTCGGCTGGAAGGGGCGCGTGGTCACCGTCGCCTCCGCCTGGCGTTAAGCGTAGCACGCCTGGTGACGATGAGCTCATCAGCTCCCGGTTACAGCATTGTTACCACCACCAGTCCATCAGAGTACATCAGGAACAGCCGTTGTGCATCCAAGACCTTGTAATAATCTCTCTAAATTCTTTACGGCCAATGGTAGTTGAATATTGTAGTAGTAATTGTTTGCATCATTCGTGGTTCTATCCGAATCTCTCTCCTGTGGCTGTGGgctcgatttttttttttaatcctTTTTGACAACACTGTGGGCTCGATTTGGATGCGTGGCTACTTGTTGCCatgctgctggctgctgcctTGCTGGTGTTGTTTTCTGTTAAACAATCCAGTCAACCTCCCATCGGTCTCGCGCCTGTAGCGCGCCCGGCAACAGAGCCTGGCAATCGCGTATCGGGCGCTCGCTTTCCTTCAGGCGTTCTCACCTGCTTAAACCTAACTGTGATCTTAGGTACCACAAAGTAGAATACTGAATAGCTTTGTTTCCTTGTTAACGTAAATAGTTAGGTAACATCACTGCTGACGCTGATTGAATGGGATATATCGCGTGTTCCACACACGAAAAATACATCAGGATATTCAAGAGATGAACGATCCTTTGCTCTCAACGCTGAGTTTCTCTACTGTACTAGCAGTTCAGGTCCTAAACACTGCGACCGCGTCCCTTGACCTGTGGTTTCCTGACATGCAGGCCCATGGTATGGGCGCTTTTGGTGACAAGTCCCTTCATATCTTGTCGGACTATCCAACTAACGTCGTtaccttgtcaaaaaaaaaaaatgtaacCTCGTACCCCGGCGTGCTTAGACGTGAGCACTGACTAGCTCGCCGGATCTCAGCACTCTCTCCTACAGtatctcaggccttgtttagttccacccaaaaatccaaaaattttcaaaaatttttgtcacattgaatatttatacgcatgcatggagtattaaatatagatgaaaataaaaactaattgtatagtttggtcaaaatttacgagacaaatcttttgagcctagttagttcatagttggacaataattaccataaacaaacgaaagtgctacaatgtcacgAAAATTTTCACTTCAGAAACTAAACTCGTCCTCAGTCTCAAGCCCTAGGGTCGCCCGACGGGGCTGTTTGGGATCAAAAGTCGTTGGGCGCAAAATTTCACTCGATGAATATCTCGAATCTCAataacaattcaaaattttcaaaaCCATTAAACGTTGATAAGTCTGATCATGCTATTTTGTTGTGAGACAAAAACATTCTACCATGGCTAATAACCCGGGCTGAGAAGTTTAAGTGCAATGGGCGAAAACTTCAATCAAGTCATAAATTCAATCATTGCAGACACATAGGAGTATATGACCACATCAGCATAGCTCTACAAGTCACGACTTTCTCACATTTAGTGCCACCGTTTTGTATTCTTTTCTACTCTCTCCCTACCAAAATAAATGTCGTTATGGTATTTGTATCAGTCAATGTTTTTttagtttaactaaatttatagaaaaattcaACAACACCAAATAAGTTTATATAGTATTAATTTTTTTCTTGTATGTATTTGATTAAAGTTAAAAACATTAGACTCTCAGAGTGAGAACGTATTTACGCCTAGGTTGGTTTCATGTGATGGATTAGACCAGAGCTGCAGATCTACGCAGGGGCGAAGCTACGTTGAGCTTCCCTAGTGCCCATGCAACAGGGTAAGAAAAAATTACCACTGACAATCCAAGGCGACAATGGTGGGGAATATGTGACTGGGATGGCACTGCCACGCAGCTTCTCAAAGCGTGTATGGTGACAACGCAGCTCCATACCTCTTCAGCTCTTCCCCAATCCTTGAGTGCAGATTAGAAGAAAAGTATTTCTTATATATAGAGAACAATGTTTcttatatactccctctgtcttgAAGACTTCAATTTTTAAATTCGTGTCAAACTTTTACTAGTTATTACTTAATTAAAAAAACAATGACGAGGTTATCAACTTGGTTAAATTTTATTATACAATATATTTACctaaaatataatatttatttttattagtttctttgCACCTCGCCGATGTGCCTTAGCCCGCCTGGACACAGCTCGGACAGCATCCGTGCTTATGAGTTACTGGGGGTTGCCTCCTCATGTTTGTGCAAAACACTACCCGGCCGTCTCGTGGTGAGGCTCGAAAACACGGTGGGCATATGCGCGGGGGGCGCAAGGGTGATAACGTGTAAAACGCGGAATCAGCGCGCTAGCTGACACGTTTTCCCTCCGTGAGCGAATGCTCTTTTTTCAAGAGCACAAGGAAGACCGCCAGCGAATGTAGCGTGAGCGAGCGAGGCAGCAAAATGCATTTACGACGTGCCCAAAACTCTTTTTCTCAGAAAAACGTTTTTAACGTGTTCTTTTGGACCTAGCGGTTCGTCTAAAGGCCGCAGCCTGCCTACTTCACGGTCGAACCTAACCGACGGGAATTATATATGCTCCTCTGGTTCCTCCTCGAATCAAGAAAGGACACCGCCTAGATCACCCATTGGTGATTTCAAATCGATCGTGTCGAATCTTAAATTCTTCGTTTaagttgaaaaaaaaatcttaaaatcTTCGTCGACGATGCAGCACCACCGGAGCATGCGTGATGTCTCAAAAAGGGACGTTGACATGATCTCTGCGGTATAGGCTGGTAGTCCTAGCTGGTTGCTGTGCTGCGTCTCGTTTGCCAGATCGAGCGAATTTGTATGGACATGTACAAGATCAACACAAATAGTATGATAGGCGCCTGACAATCGTTTCTTAATTTGCTGATCGGCGGCGCATGCGTGGGCACCCAGTTATGCACCGAGCAACGCAAAGGCAAAAAAGTTTGTCAACGCGAGCGCGTTAATTGAGCCCCACATAAAAGTTGGAGTAGAGCAACAGCTGAAGAGTGAGCTGACCGACCTTGCTGTTGCACTAGTTCAGTGCTCCACTGGCACTGTCATGTAAGAGGGTGTTTCACATTACACCTTCTAAACTTTAGTCGTTGTCTTATCAGATATTTaaaatatgcatggagtataaaATATAGATTAGTATTTATGAAACCAAATGCACACACTGAGACTAATTTGCAAAGATGAAATTTTAaaactaattagtctataatttgaTAATGTGGTGCTATAATAAACATATACTATTGATGGCTTAATTAAAGTTATAAATTCATCTCGTGGATAACTGAGAACTTCTATGATGTGTTTTTTATTACTATCCAAATACCCCACGCAATACCCTATCCAAACATCTACTAAATTTTAGTACCTACGTGTAAAACCTCCGTACTTATATATGTCCAACGAGCCGGGCTGGGTTGGCATGGCCCAACGTTGTGCCGTGCCACAGGTCGTTGGACCGCTACGGGCCATCGTGCCTAGCGGTCCGTGTTTCTACGGGCTTCGTGTCTGGCCTTCGGTCCAAGGCACGACCTTTGGATGaaataataaaatagaaaatctaattttttagactccatatgagtatatatacacaatgaacatataatatatgtaTGTTTTAGTAcataaaataattatataagctgcaactatgaattatttcaattaattacagaaaagcatagatctaaaagctacaaaaaaattatactaaagcatactatattatatattaatgtgtagatatgctcatgtggagtctaacaaaattataatttatattttatgatttttctgtaatttactatgatttttcaaatatttagccgaaataaataaaaaagaaaaagacaaaacctttatagtaaaaactttgtattaaagcataccatattatatgttcattgtgtagatctacttatgtagaatccaacaaaattggattttaagattttttgtgatttattataatttttcaaagatttagccaaaataattttaaaacaaaaagacaaAACTACTATCACTATAGCAAAACCACTATTCACTATAGGACAACCGTCTTTGAAACCACTCTAGGGAGGTAAAATACACGGTTTGAAAAGTTGAGAAAGATGATTTGTTCGGTTTTAGAGTTGAGGTAGGAAAAGTGGACTTTGATGAAAGTTAAAGGGAGGAAAAGTGACTTTttcctttattttttttgtgaggAAGTGGGCTGCAATGCTGGTAGCTGCTTTCGGACGGCCCAATTCAGGAATCCGGAAAAATGGGCTAGACGTCCACGAGCGACGATGTTCGCTTCCCAAACACCATCCGTCGCCAATGTAACATACGAccataaaaaaaaaatagcccgctatttttGTCGCTATAGCCCGAAATAGCTTGAAAAAAATTGTGCCGCTATTTACGTTCATGCATAATTTTGTCGCTATTTTGCCACTAAAGTACGCTAATTATGGTTTATAAAACGGTAAACACCTAAAACATGACATACGACAGTACGACACCAAGGCATCGGTTGGTTTCGTCGGTAACCCATTTTGTTACACACACAGACACACGGATTCATCCTAATCGCAAAAAAAAGACACGGATTAATCCTCATTTACATAATAGTACTATATAAGAGTATATATACACATCAAGTCGATAGATTTCACGAACCTCGCAGGCTCGCAGAATGCCGGCGTTATTATTCAATATACTCACTGCTGACTCGTCCCCCGCTCGCTAGACGCTAGACCTTTAACATTTACTGTACAACGCGAACTGATGACTAAGAAACCTATTACTAGTGAGTAGGAGTGCTAGCCAAACGAAGGATGGTTCACCGAGCAGCGATGTCGCCGCTGCCGTCAACCGACACGCTCTCACCGGAGTAGTCGGCGAAGTGCTCGTCCGCCTTGGACAGCGTGTAGGCTACGTCCACCATGCTGGGGCGCTTGGACGGGTCCTTGTGCAGGCACGCCCTGGCCACGCTGACCACGCTGGCCACGCTCCCCGGCGGGCACGTCTGCTCCGCGAGCGCCGGGTCCATCCACGCCGCGACGCGGGCCTCCAGCCTCTCGTCGCGGCCCCGGAACACCCTGTCCTCGGCGTCCGCCCACAGCGGCTCGCCGCTCTCGTCCGCGGCCTCGCGCCCGGACACCAGCTCCAGCAGGACGACCCCGTAGGCGAACACGTCCATCTTGGTGGTGACGAGGCCGTCGGCGAGGTACTCGGGCGCGATGTACCCCTGGGTGCCCACGATGTGTGTGGTGACGGCGTTGTGGCCCGTCTTGGCGAGGCCGAAGTTGGCGATCTTGGCGCGCATGCGGGCGTCCAGGAGGACGTTGCTGCTCTTGATGTCCTTGTGCACCACGCGCGGCCAGGTGTGCTCGTGGATGTACTGCAGGCCGTGGGCGAGGTCGAGCGCGATGTGCAGGCGCGCGCGCCAGTTCAGGCGCTGCGCGCGGTCGCGGTCCAGCAGCCACAGGTCAAGCGACCCGTTCTCCACGTATTCGTACACCAGGTAGCAGTCGCCCGTCGCCGAGTTGATGCAGAACCCCTCTAGCTTC is a window encoding:
- the LOC8073212 gene encoding scarecrow-like protein 8; amino-acid sequence: MDPAGAPWCDPRRGYAYAYGAGSAAQAPALKRQPRPLLPPRQDVAAVASGGVLKRSHGEVERWQQALYLREVRQRVAAQSQIAHPPIDIGSVLAGAVVSRAPGSSRPPSSSFAGLSPQPSSTLSSLTTASHLETPPSHMLPLLQRQMVAAPSAPPQAVARVPAAGRSAARELVLLQELEKHLLGDDDDGEADATGSACGSTVTSSAWGDTIQELNSITAAPLASLPNNHNTAPAVSIRSPSNSSSSTASSAASSSPPTSTASSRQLLSEAAAAIADGNHAAGAAQLAVLKTAANPRGDAEQRLVAMMASALSSRIGRPPAPQHHLAGLCGAEQRAAWQLLHAVSPCFDLALHGANLAILDAVADQRVIHLIDFDVSIAQHLALIEALSSRRVAGTCLKVTAVADPTSPFTPALAQALPATEQRLKRHAQQAGLEFRFKAVSCVAGEIEASRLGCEPGGGEALVVNLAFVLSRVPDESVSPANPRDELLRGVRALCPRVVTLVEQELNANTAPLAARFADACAHYGAVLESLDATLARDSAQRARGEAALANKAANAVAREGPDRVERCEVFGKWRARFGMAGLRPVAIGQGIADRVKARLRPGFDVKLDSGRLGVGWKGRVVTVASAWR